One window of Lacerta agilis isolate rLacAgi1 chromosome 14, rLacAgi1.pri, whole genome shotgun sequence genomic DNA carries:
- the SYT5 gene encoding synaptotagmin-5, whose amino-acid sequence MNAARRSAKVDSEVTESQMEPSLNATEMPTKENVFSDLKDKFMNKLGDLPIPPWALATILIVAGLLLLCCCFCACKKCCGKKKKGKKGKDKVKAQINMKEVKELGKSYIDKVQPEIEDLDPSLLQEPKEEKPQEKLGKLQYSLDYDFQSTQLVVGILQAADLPALDIGGTSDPYVKVFLLPEKKKKYETKVHRKTLNPTFNESFTFKVPYSELGGKTLVMAVYDFDRFSKHDAIGEIRIPMNTVDLAHVIEEWRDLQSAEKEEHEKLGDVCFSLRYVPTAGKLTVIVLEAKNLKKMDVGGLSDPYVKIHLMQGGKRIKKKKTTIKKNTLNPYYNESFSFEVPFEQIQKVQVVLTVLDYDKLGKNEAIGKIFVGCNATGAELRHWSDMLANPRRPIAQWHTLQPEEEVDVAVGIKTS is encoded by the exons ATGAATGCAGCCCGGAGGTCAGCCAAGGTGGACTCGGAGGTGACAGAGTCCCAGATGGAGCCGTCCCTCAATGCCACCGAAATGCCCACCAAAGAGAACGTTTTTTCTGACTTGAAAGACAAGTTCATGAACAAGCTGGGCGACCTGCCAA TCCCGCCCTGGGCTTTGGCCACCATCCTCATAGTGGCCGGCCTCctgcttctctgctgctgcttctgcgcctgTAAGAAATGCTGCggcaagaagaagaaaggcaagaaAGGCAAAGACAAAGTGAAGGCCCAGATCAACATGAAGGAGGTGAAGGAACTGGGCAAGAGCTACATCGACAAG gtccAGCCTGAGATAGAAGATTTGGATCCATCTCTGCTGCAGGAACCCAAGGAAGAAAAGCCTCAGGAGAAGCTGGGGAAACTCCAGTACTCACTTGATTATGATTTCCAAAGCACCCAG TTGGTGGTGGGCATTCTGCAAGCTGCTGACCTGCCAGCCTTGGACATCGGTGGCACCTCGGACCCTTACGTCAAAGTCTTCCTGctcccagagaagaagaagaaatatgagaCCAAAGTGCACCGCAAAACCCTCAACCCCACATTCAACGAGTCCTTCACTTTTAAG GTCCCCTACTCGGAACTGGGCGGCAAGACCCTCGTCATGGCCGTCTACGACTTTGACCGCTTCTCCAAGCACGATGCCATTGGTGAGATACGCATCCCCATGAACACGGTGGACCTGGCCCACGTCATTGAAGAGTGGCGGGACCTGCAGTCGGCGGAGAAAGAAGAG CATGAGAAGCTGGGAGACGTCTGCTTTTCTCTCCGGTATGTCCCTACGGCTGGGAAGCTGACAGTTATTGTGCTAGAAGCGAAAAACCTGAAAAAAATGGACGTGGGGGGCCTTTCAG ACCCCTAtgttaaaatccatctcatgCAAGGAGGGAAACGtatcaagaagaagaaaacaaccaTTAAGAAAAACACACTGAATCCCTATTACAACGAGTCGTTCAGTTTTGAGGTGCCATTTGAACAAAtccag AAAGTCCAGGTTGTTCTGACGGTCCTGGATTATGACAAACTGGGCAAAAACGAAGCCATCGGGAAGATCTTTGTGGGCTGCAACGCCACGGGGGCCGAGCTGCGCCATTGGTCTGACATGCTGGCCAATCCTCGGAGACCCATTGCGCAGTGGCACACCCTGCAGCCTGAAGAAGAGGTGGATGTGGCTGTTGGCATAAAGACCTCTTGA